Proteins encoded by one window of Lathyrus oleraceus cultivar Zhongwan6 chromosome 1, CAAS_Psat_ZW6_1.0, whole genome shotgun sequence:
- the LOC127073182 gene encoding peroxisomal fatty acid beta-oxidation multifunctional protein MFP2 isoform X1 encodes MDNGGTVLEVGADGVAIITIINPPVNSLSFDVFRGLKETFDEANEREDVKAIVVTGAKGKFSGGFDINAFGIMQKGVVEKTSPGLISIDLLTDTIEGGRKPSVAAIDGLALGGGLELAMACNARISTPVAQLGLPELQLGVIPGGGGTQRLPRLVGLAKALEMMLTSKAIKGEEAYSLGLVDALVSREKLLDTARQWALDIVDRRRPWVASLYKTDKIEPLGEAREILKFARTQAKKRAPNLNHPLVCIDVIEDGIVAGPRAGLWKELEAFEALVASDTCKSLIHIFFSQRGTSKVPGVTDRGLIPRQVKKVGILGGGLMGSGIATALILSNYPVILKEVNEKFLEAGVNRVKANLQSRVNKGKMTEEKFEKTISLLKGTLEYESFKDADLVIEAVIENVSLKQQIFTELEKYCPPHCILASNTSTIDLNLIGKKTKSEDRIIGAHFFSPAHVMPLLEIVRTKQTSPQIIVDLLDIGRKIRKTPVVVGNCTGFAVNRVFFPYAQAAIFLVEHGADVYQIDKAITKFGMPMGPFRLADLVGFGVGIATGMQFIENFPERTYKSMLLPLMQEDKRSGEAARKGFYLYDDRRRANPDPEVKNYIEKSRNISGVTVDPKLVKLSEKDIIEMIFFPVVNEACRVLEEGIAVKAADLDIAAVFGMGFPPYRGGLIFWADSLGSKYIYSRLAEWSKLYGEFFKPSAYLAARAAKGIPLSASVEQARSKIGTQIKKSQIMYNEGINARVDSVLLKSLPRDLSLLVSCH; translated from the exons ATGGATAACGGTGGCACTGTTTTGGAAGTTGGAGCTGATGGTGTTGCCATCATCACTATCATCAATCCTCCTGTCAATTCTCTCTCTTTTGATG TGTTTCGCGGTTTAAAGGAGACTTTTGACGAGGCTAACGAGAGAGAAGATGTCAAGGCAATTGTTGTTACAG GTGCAAAGGGAAAATTTTCGGGTGGTTTTGATATTAATGCATTTGGTATAATGCAAAAGGGAGTAGTAG AGAAGACAAGTCCTGGTTTGATATCAATAGACCTTCTCACTGACACTATAGAAG GGGGAAGGAAACCTTCGGTTGCGGCTATTGATGGCCTTGCCCTTGGTGGAGGGTTAGAGCTTGCAATG GCATGCAATGCACGGATATCAACCCCAGTTGCTCAACTAGGTTTACCTGAACTTCAACTTGGAGTAATTCCTGGAGGTGGAG GAACGCAGCGACTTCCTCGTCTTGTCGGCCTGGCAAAGGCACTTGAGATGATGCTG ACCTCAAAGGCAATTAAAGGGGAGGAAGCTTATAGTTTGGGACTTGTAGATGCTTTAGTGTCACGCGAGAAGTTGTTGGACACTGCACGCCAGTGGGCTCTTGATATTGTGGACCGTCGACGACCATGGGTTGCTAGTCTTTACAAGACCGACAAAATAGAACCCCTTGGGGAAGCCAGAGAGATACTGAAGTTTGCTAGAACTCAAGCAAAAAAACGTGCTCCTAATCTCAATCACCCTTTAGTTTGCATTGATGTCATTGAAGACGGAATAGTTGCTGGTCCCCGTGCAGGACTCTGGAAG GAGCTTGAAGCCTTTGAAGCACTTGTGGCCTCAGATACTTGTAAAAGTTTGATTCACATATTTTTCTCTCAACGAGGAACATCTAAG GTACCTGGGGTTACTGATCGCGGATTGATTCCTAGACAAGTGAAAAAGGTTGGAATCCTTGGCGGAGGCCTAATGGGCTCTGGGATAGCAACTGCTTTAATTCTTAGTAACTATCCTGTAATTTTGAAAGAAGTAAATGAAAAGTTCCTGGAAGCGGGTGTTAATAGGGTTAAAG CAAATTTACAAAGTCGTGTCAACAAAGGGAAAATGACTGAGGAAAAATTTGAAAAGACCATATCTCTTCTCAAGGGTACTCTTGAGTATGAAAGCTTCAAAGACGCGGACTTGGTTATAGAG GCTGTTATTGAGAATGTTTCCTTAAAGCAACAGATCTTTACAGAACTTGAAAAGTATTGTCCTCCTCATTGTATACTTGCTAGTAACACATCCACAATTGACTTGAACCTGATTGGAAAGAAAACTAAATCTGAAGACCGGATTATTGGAGCTCATTTCTTCAG CCCGGCTCATGTTATGCCACTTCTGGAGATTGTACGCACTAAGCAGACATCTCCGCAAATAATAGTTGACTTGCTTGATATTGGAAGGAAGATAAGGAAAACACCAGTGGTGGTTGGAAATTGTACGGGATTTGCTGTTAATAGGGTGTTCTTCCCATATGCACAAGCAGCCATCTTTCTTGTTGAACACGGTGCAGATGTTTATCAAATTGACAAGGCAATAACCAAATTTGGAATGCCAATGGGACCTTTTAG ATTGGCTGACCTCGTTGGTTTTGGCGTGGGGATTGCAACTGGCATGCAATTTATTGAGAATTTTCCCGAGCGAACTTACAAATCAATGCTCCTTCCACTTATGCAAGAGGATAAGAGATCAG GTGAAGCAGCTCGCAAAGGATTTTATTTATACGATGATAGACGTAGAGCTAATCCTGATCCAGAGGTGAAGAATTATATTGAGAAGTCTAGGAACATTTCTGGTGTCACCGTTGATCCTAAG CTTGTAAAATTATCAGAAAAGGACATCATAGAGATGATCTTCTTTCCTGTGGTTAACGAGGCTTGCCGGGTCCTTGAGGAAGGCATTGCAGTTAAAGCAGCTGATCTTGATATTGCAGCTGTCTTTGGAATGGGCTTTCCACCTTACAG GGGAGGTCTCATATTCTGGGCTGATTCTCTTGGATCCAAATACATATACTCGAGATTGGCGGAATGGTCAAAACTGTATGGAGAATTCTTCAAGCCCTCTGCTTACTTGGCTGCAAGAGCTGCCAAGGGGATTCCATTG AGTGCATCGGTGGAGCAAGCACGGTCAAAGATAGGAACACAAATAAAAAAGAGCCAAATAATGTATAATGAGGGAATAAACGCCAGAGTAGATTCTGTTCTGCTAAAATCTCTTCCAAGAGATTTATCTTTGTTAGTTTCTTGTCACTAG
- the LOC127073182 gene encoding peroxisomal fatty acid beta-oxidation multifunctional protein MFP2 isoform X2: protein MDNGGTVLEVGADGVAIITIINPPVNSLSFDVFRGLKETFDEANEREDVKAIVVTGAKGKFSGGFDINAFGIMQKGVVEKTSPGLISIDLLTDTIEGGRKPSVAAIDGLALGGGLELAMACNARISTPVAQLGLPELQLGVIPGGGGTQRLPRLVGLAKALEMMLTSKAIKGEEAYSLGLVDALVSREKLLDTARQWALDIVDRRRPWVASLYKTDKIEPLGEAREILKFARTQAKKRAPNLNHPLVCIDVIEDGIVAGPRAGLWKELEAFEALVASDTCKSLIHIFFSQRGTSKVPGVTDRGLIPRQVKKVGILGGGLMGSGIATALILSNYPVILKEVNEKFLEAGVNRVKANLQSRVNKGKMTEEKFEKTISLLKGTLEYESFKDADLVIEAVIENVSLKQQIFTELEKYCPPHCILASNTSTIDLNLIGKKTKSEDRIIGAHFFSPAHVMPLLEIVRTKQTSPQIIVDLLDIGRKIRKTPVVVGNCTGFAVNRVFFPYAQAAIFLVEHGADVYQIDKAITKFGMPMGPFRLADLVGFGVGIATGMQFIENFPERTYKSMLLPLMQEDKRSGEAARKGFYLYDDRRRANPDPEVKNYIEKSRNISGVTVDPKLVKLSEKDIIEMIFFPVVNEACRVLEEGIAVKAADLDIAAVFGMGFPPYRGGLIFWADSLGSKYIYSRLAEWSKLYGEFFKPSAYLAARAAKGIPLSASVEQAQSRL from the exons ATGGATAACGGTGGCACTGTTTTGGAAGTTGGAGCTGATGGTGTTGCCATCATCACTATCATCAATCCTCCTGTCAATTCTCTCTCTTTTGATG TGTTTCGCGGTTTAAAGGAGACTTTTGACGAGGCTAACGAGAGAGAAGATGTCAAGGCAATTGTTGTTACAG GTGCAAAGGGAAAATTTTCGGGTGGTTTTGATATTAATGCATTTGGTATAATGCAAAAGGGAGTAGTAG AGAAGACAAGTCCTGGTTTGATATCAATAGACCTTCTCACTGACACTATAGAAG GGGGAAGGAAACCTTCGGTTGCGGCTATTGATGGCCTTGCCCTTGGTGGAGGGTTAGAGCTTGCAATG GCATGCAATGCACGGATATCAACCCCAGTTGCTCAACTAGGTTTACCTGAACTTCAACTTGGAGTAATTCCTGGAGGTGGAG GAACGCAGCGACTTCCTCGTCTTGTCGGCCTGGCAAAGGCACTTGAGATGATGCTG ACCTCAAAGGCAATTAAAGGGGAGGAAGCTTATAGTTTGGGACTTGTAGATGCTTTAGTGTCACGCGAGAAGTTGTTGGACACTGCACGCCAGTGGGCTCTTGATATTGTGGACCGTCGACGACCATGGGTTGCTAGTCTTTACAAGACCGACAAAATAGAACCCCTTGGGGAAGCCAGAGAGATACTGAAGTTTGCTAGAACTCAAGCAAAAAAACGTGCTCCTAATCTCAATCACCCTTTAGTTTGCATTGATGTCATTGAAGACGGAATAGTTGCTGGTCCCCGTGCAGGACTCTGGAAG GAGCTTGAAGCCTTTGAAGCACTTGTGGCCTCAGATACTTGTAAAAGTTTGATTCACATATTTTTCTCTCAACGAGGAACATCTAAG GTACCTGGGGTTACTGATCGCGGATTGATTCCTAGACAAGTGAAAAAGGTTGGAATCCTTGGCGGAGGCCTAATGGGCTCTGGGATAGCAACTGCTTTAATTCTTAGTAACTATCCTGTAATTTTGAAAGAAGTAAATGAAAAGTTCCTGGAAGCGGGTGTTAATAGGGTTAAAG CAAATTTACAAAGTCGTGTCAACAAAGGGAAAATGACTGAGGAAAAATTTGAAAAGACCATATCTCTTCTCAAGGGTACTCTTGAGTATGAAAGCTTCAAAGACGCGGACTTGGTTATAGAG GCTGTTATTGAGAATGTTTCCTTAAAGCAACAGATCTTTACAGAACTTGAAAAGTATTGTCCTCCTCATTGTATACTTGCTAGTAACACATCCACAATTGACTTGAACCTGATTGGAAAGAAAACTAAATCTGAAGACCGGATTATTGGAGCTCATTTCTTCAG CCCGGCTCATGTTATGCCACTTCTGGAGATTGTACGCACTAAGCAGACATCTCCGCAAATAATAGTTGACTTGCTTGATATTGGAAGGAAGATAAGGAAAACACCAGTGGTGGTTGGAAATTGTACGGGATTTGCTGTTAATAGGGTGTTCTTCCCATATGCACAAGCAGCCATCTTTCTTGTTGAACACGGTGCAGATGTTTATCAAATTGACAAGGCAATAACCAAATTTGGAATGCCAATGGGACCTTTTAG ATTGGCTGACCTCGTTGGTTTTGGCGTGGGGATTGCAACTGGCATGCAATTTATTGAGAATTTTCCCGAGCGAACTTACAAATCAATGCTCCTTCCACTTATGCAAGAGGATAAGAGATCAG GTGAAGCAGCTCGCAAAGGATTTTATTTATACGATGATAGACGTAGAGCTAATCCTGATCCAGAGGTGAAGAATTATATTGAGAAGTCTAGGAACATTTCTGGTGTCACCGTTGATCCTAAG CTTGTAAAATTATCAGAAAAGGACATCATAGAGATGATCTTCTTTCCTGTGGTTAACGAGGCTTGCCGGGTCCTTGAGGAAGGCATTGCAGTTAAAGCAGCTGATCTTGATATTGCAGCTGTCTTTGGAATGGGCTTTCCACCTTACAG GGGAGGTCTCATATTCTGGGCTGATTCTCTTGGATCCAAATACATATACTCGAGATTGGCGGAATGGTCAAAACTGTATGGAGAATTCTTCAAGCCCTCTGCTTACTTGGCTGCAAGAGCTGCCAAGGGGATTCCATTG AGTGCATCGGTGGAGCAAGCACAGTCACGATTATAA